The segment ccgtttgaatctcttcaggtctgtatacaatgacaaggcgaacagatttagagtttccggaaacttcagcatgaagagattcaaaagttgtgtactggacgtcattacttttcacagagacagataaagtagatctgtacagtattgcaactcctccaccagtcttgtgaggtcttgggatgtgatgaaagtagtagcctgcaggggtacactgacgacatgttaagttgtcgtctggtctcagccatgtttctgaaacggcaacaaggtccagatctttttgcagaacaaaatcagcaaaatcgtcatacttgttacagatggactgtgtgtttataacacaaaggctgagttgagatttggcaggagtcactggtactggaacagatgggagtgtaacttcgggtacggggggtttatgaacagttctacggcgaccagcttttttaccacgatgtgtaggtcggtaaacagtgctgggatttacaaaaaggccaaggttctgtaatgataatgtacaggaaggcagcagagttgtagcacgtgtggatggggcataacggagactgagaagcttgtttcgtgagtaggaatttgcagagtttggactagcttctgctgagtttgagttattgacaccttcagggccgggatttacagcaatgtcaccaaaaatcacaatttccgaatgaaaagtggctggggagttgtcatagtaagaaacagggcatttcagatatcttcgatggtggatgaggcctagatgtgtctttggcaggatgcaagcaccagacacaattgatgctgatggaacaaagctgaccacagatgagtcagtacagtacaatggtctagcaaGCAGGGAGAGAATGAAAAGGATACTTACCTCCATTGTCCCCAGATGGGCGAACAATGTCCATGGACTAGGTGGATGACTGCACAGGATGCAACCACCTTAAGTGTGTGTAAGCTTTATACACCAGAATTCTCAACTGAGACAGTGAACAAttccaacagaaaaacactattttcacaattcagatgactccaggatacacagaaaaggtcctgtagattccaggtgtagtaacaaatccagttgtataaaaataagaacacaaattgagcaatatactaagaaattagcaaacaaacacagagctgatTTGAGTGGCTGCTGTCAGGCGCTCAGTCAAAACAGCGTTTTATACCTTTGACAACGAATATCTGGTTCGTGTGAGGCACAACTTTGtttattcaatatttaaaaatcaaagtttGGGGTCGGGTGGATGGTGGGTCAAAAAGATTTCgagaatttatttttgttcttgccTATTTTTAACATATCCTGCATTGCCCCATGATTGGGGTCTAAGGACGTCACGTTTTATGTTTGGATGAAAGCTTTTCCACTTGTACCCTTCCGTCGACGATCTCCACTCGAACATTGTATGGTCCAAgcaattatattaaaaaaataaaaataaatgtttctatTAAAAAACCAATACAgagaaaacccaaaacaaagataaaaacaagataaaaCATAGACATCTAATCCAACTAATAAGCATCAATTGATCGTTTTGTCCATTTGAAATCAATGTATAAATTACACGACCCCCAACTGCCGTTGTTTTCCTTATCATTTGAAACAAATCAATATTAATAGACAATGTGCTTTTATAATAATCATCTGCTTAATATTGAACAGCGAATTCAAGTTTAAATAGAAATGCTTTTTAGGCCTTCTGCCTAAGGAAACATGTAACCGCTAAACCCAAAATGACTGAAACCCAAAACATACATTCAATGTATATGAATTAACTGGTCAAGTGACGCTTAATAATCATGGCACTGGTAAACGATGGTTGATGACAGATATAGTACAGTCTAAGAAAAtgcatatttgtttttctttttggaaattgttttttccATTAATAAAATAAGTTCATATTGTTATACTCGTGTATTGAATTACTATCCCCACCCTTTTCAAACTGATGTCGCAATATGTTCACACTTTACTTCAGCTGCGAAAGCAAAGTCAACCCTTGCATACTTAAGACCTTACGGTCTGGTaatattgatatcaatgggggAAATTCAAGATGACTGCACCTTGATGGAGGTCTATAGGCTAGTCTATCCCATGTTCGCCAAATTGCGCTCATGAGAGCGGTGTTGGatgacaaaataacaaacctgtgaaaacttgaactcaatattattggtcgtcgaatttgcgagggaataatggaagaaacaacaCCTTTGTCgtacgaagtcgtgtgctttcagatgcttgatttcgagaccttaggtgaggtctcgaaatcaaataaaatattttactgaAAAAATGCCTTCTGTAtcacaaactacgttacttcagaggcagccgtttctcacactgtttgtCAACAGCTCCCTGAAATTGGTAACATGCAacggagctgttgatagtaaaaattactttgcgagaaacggctccctttgcatagtttttgagaaagaagtagtcaCTCATTAGAATATTCAAatctgaagcctttctcatgcatctgaaagcacacaaatgtatatgcaacaagggtgttttgtctctcattattctcttgcaactataATGACAAAGTTTTCAAAGATTTGATATGTTAGCATTTATGTTAGGAAACACCAAATgtaaatactggtctttgacagttaaaccaaacgtgtccagtgcctttcatatACATTCAATACGTGACAAATTTGAATATATACTAAAGTATTCAAATActtaaaatattaagaaagaaTGAACCCAACAGTTGAAACCTTTCAAGCTTATGTAATAAAATTCGCCAAAATAAATACACCAAAGATGACTCAATTTGTGCCTTAAAGTGACTGACTATTAAAAGCAATTATATTTTGATAATTCAGGAAGCAACTTGAGAAAGTTCTGAGTGATTACGGAGATACCATGATGGTGTGTCGAGTTGtatgtcggacacttcgtacctttccCACTCCCAGCGCCCTCAATCGGTGCAATAAGTCTATTGGCGACATGTCGCGACACTAGCAATGTGACCCTTCAGTTGATGCAGAAATTCAGAAACTATGCAGAAAtcctgaaggtacgaagtgtctcgtctgaaggtacgaagtgtctcgtgagaaggtacgaagtgtctcacgggaaggtacgaagtgtctcaagggaaggtacgaagtgtccaaggtacgaagtgtccaaagacacttcgtaccttcaaaaggtacgaagtgtccagggtacgaagtggcaaaggtacgaagtgtcctgacaccgtCGAGTTGGCTTCTGCAGCAATCAGTCACTGATTCACAGCGGAACCTTGCAGATGTAGGGCATCTTTCTCTCACAGGAATTGGTTTTCCAAAAGCCTCTACGGAGAGACACACACAATTTGTTGGGATTTGTGTTGGGCTGACACTTCAAATTGTTGTAGTCCCCAAACGGCTTCCCGTCAGACCAAATGAAACCGATGTTATCATTATCATTTGTATTGCTGAGTCCGATCCATGGTGCATTGAAACAACCTGTTTTTGGTGGATTGGTTGCACGCCAAAGATCAACCACGAAGTCGTTCTCTTGTTGGTTCAGAATGGACACAAGATGAGCCGGTCCCTTTGGGTTGTCTTCTTGATGAAAACTGCATTGGGCTTCGGCTTCGGTCCATGTTTTCAGATCGGTAAATACTCTATAGCAGAACTTACCGCACACCTGATACGACTCTGGGCATGATGCTTTGCGTATCTCTTCGAACTCCCTGAGCTCAACCGGTGGGACTGGACCATCAGTTTGGGCCACTCCAAGACCAATCAACTGCCCCATCAGGAAACAAACCTTCCAAAATGCCATCGCAGACTAACCgaactgaattcaaact is part of the Asterias rubens chromosome 4, eAstRub1.3, whole genome shotgun sequence genome and harbors:
- the LOC117289693 gene encoding snaclec purpureotin subunit alpha-like, which translates into the protein MAFWKVCFLMGQLIGLGVAQTDGPVPPVELREFEEIRKASCPESYQVCGKFCYRVFTDLKTWTEAEAQCSFHQEDNPKGPAHLVSILNQQENDFVVDLWRATNPPKTGCFNAPWIGLSNTNDNDNIGFIWSDGKPFGDYNNLKCQPNTNPNKLCVSLRRGFWKTNSCERKMPYICKVPL